One Candidatus Rokuibacteriota bacterium genomic window, GGAGGGCCTGCCGCTCAGCCGGCGCGCGGTGCGGCGCCACCGGTGTGCGCCTCACCGACCTGCCGATCACCGGCGAGGCGATCCGCGCCGCCCGGCGGTCAGGCCCGCTGCCGTAGCAGGAATCGCTTGGTCTTGCCGGACGCCGTCTTGGGAATGGCGTCCATGAACTCGATGACGCGGGGGACCTTGTAGGCGGCGAGATTCTGCCGGCAGTACGCTTCCAAATCCCCGGCGGTGACTGTGGCCTCCGGCTTCAGGACGACGCACGCCTTGGGGATCTCACCCTTTGCCTCGTCGGCCACGCCTACCACCGCAACGTCCAGCACGGCGGGGTGGGCGTAAATCACGTCTTCCACTTCCTTCGGGTAGATGTTGTAGCCGCCGCAGATGATCGTGTCCTTGATGCGGTCCACGATGTAGACGTAGCCCTCGGCGTCCATGTACGCCACGTCGCCGCTGTGGTACCAGCCGCCCCGCAGCGCCTCGGCGGTGGCCTCGGGTCCGTTGACGTAGCCCAGCGGAAGGTTGGGGCCGCGGAAGATCAGCTCGCCGCGCTCGCCCGCCGGCACATCGCGGTCCTGCCCGTCCACGATGCGCACGTCCACGCCTTCGATCGCCTTTCCGCAGGAGCCGTCCGGCCGCTTTCCCCTGGGATCGTTCAGCGTCACGAACGAGTGAGCTTCGGTGATCCCGTAGCCGTCCACGAGCGGTACACCGTACAGCGTCTCGAAATCGTGCATGAGCTTGGCGGGCAGCACGGCGCCGGCCGACTTGGCGATGCGCAACGATATCAGATCGTACTTGGCCCGGTCCGGGAAGTTCACGAGGTAATTGAACATGGTGGGCACGCCGGGGAAGACGGTGATCCGGTGGTCCTGAATCGCCTGCAGGACACCGTCCGGCGTGAACCGCTCCAAGATCACCTGGCCGGCGCCCGCCATCATGACCTGGATCATGCAGCTGTTCACCGCGTAGGAATGGAAGAGCGGCAGCGCGCAGAGGACGATGTCGTCCTCTCGGTAGCCGAACCGGTCCGCGACGGTGGCGCCCACGTGCGTGGCGCCGAGGTGCGTGAGGATCGCCCCCTTGGGCCGGCCCGTGGTGCCGGACGTGTAGCCGAGCCAGGCGACGTCCTCCGTCTTCACCGGCACGTCGCGGTAGGGGCCGCCCTCCAAGACATCGTCGAAGCGAACCGTGTCCGGCGGTGGCGTCCCACCCTGGACCACGATCGTCTCCAGGTGCCCGGCGTCGGGCCGGACTTCCTGCACGTTGGGCAGGAGTCCGGGTGCGGTGAAAATCACCTTCGATTCGGAGTCCTGGAGGACGAACCGGATCTCGCGCGCCGTGAGCATGGCGTTGAGGAACACCGTCACCGCTCCCGCCTTGGAGGTGGCGTAGTACGCCTCGAGCAGCTCGATGGCGTTCGGCATGTAGCAGGCGACCTTGTCGCCCGGGCGCACGCCGAGGGTCTGCAGACCTCCGGCCAGGCGCGTGGTGCGCTCGTCGAACTCCGCGTAGCTACGCCGAACGCCATGGCATTCGAAGAGCATCTTCGATCCGTAGCGCGCCGCTTGCTTGCGGATCAGGTCTCCCAGCGGCATCACGAGCTCCTTCAGATCACTGTGCACCCTCACTCCTCCTTGGCCGCCGCGCGATCGCGCAGCTCCACACGCCGGATCTTGCCGGACCCTGTCTTCGGAATGGCCGCGATGACCCCCACCGACGTGGGCAGCTTGTAGGCCGCACGCTGTCCGCGAAGGTAGGCGAGGATCTCGTCGGGCGCCGCCGCCGCGCCTTCCTTCAACACCACGTACGCGCGGGGCACCTCGCCCTTCGCCTCGTGCGGCACGCCCACCACGGCCGCCTCCACCACCGCCGGGTGTGTGTACAGCACGTCCTCGATCTCCTTCGGGTAGATGTTGTAACCGCCGCTGATGATCATGTCCTTCAGCCGGTCGAGGACGTAGACAAACCCGTCGGCGTCGAGCGTCCCGAGGTCTCCCGTGTGATAGAAGCCGGAGCGCATCGCTTCCGCCGTGGCCTGGGGCAGGTTGTTGTAGCCGCGCATGACGTTGGGCCCGCGCACGATGATCTCGCCCACGGGCACGTCACGG contains:
- a CDS encoding long-chain fatty acid--CoA ligase, translating into MHSDLKELVMPLGDLIRKQAARYGSKMLFECHGVRRSYAEFDERTTRLAGGLQTLGVRPGDKVACYMPNAIELLEAYYATSKAGAVTVFLNAMLTAREIRFVLQDSESKVIFTAPGLLPNVQEVRPDAGHLETIVVQGGTPPPDTVRFDDVLEGGPYRDVPVKTEDVAWLGYTSGTTGRPKGAILTHLGATHVGATVADRFGYREDDIVLCALPLFHSYAVNSCMIQVMMAGAGQVILERFTPDGVLQAIQDHRITVFPGVPTMFNYLVNFPDRAKYDLISLRIAKSAGAVLPAKLMHDFETLYGVPLVDGYGITEAHSFVTLNDPRGKRPDGSCGKAIEGVDVRIVDGQDRDVPAGERGELIFRGPNLPLGYVNGPEATAEALRGGWYHSGDVAYMDAEGYVYIVDRIKDTIICGGYNIYPKEVEDVIYAHPAVLDVAVVGVADEAKGEIPKACVVLKPEATVTAGDLEAYCRQNLAAYKVPRVIEFMDAIPKTASGKTKRFLLRQRA
- a CDS encoding AMP-binding protein, whose product is MGEIIVRGPNVMRGYNNLPQATAEAMRSGFYHTGDLGTLDADGFVYVLDRLKDMIISGGYNIYPKEIEDVLYTHPAVVEAAVVGVPHEAKGEVPRAYVVLKEGAAAAPDEILAYLRGQRAAYKLPTSVGVIAAIPKTGSGKIRRVELRDRAAAKEE